A single window of Nicotiana sylvestris chromosome 3, ASM39365v2, whole genome shotgun sequence DNA harbors:
- the LOC104248521 gene encoding putative late blight resistance protein homolog R1C-3, translating to MELGYTAPPVMVGYEDEAETLLNRLVGGPKELDVVPIVGMPGLGKTTLATKLYSHETVIQHYDVRSWCCISQIYDRKEALLGFWRELGMLNTAKKENDHTELADDLRNFLKGKRYLIVVDDLWSIDAWDDLRTIFSDDNKGSRLVLITRLDEVASYVSTNPHHLRNLTEDESWELLKKIVFEDQEHCPDELEEIGNEIARSCSGLPLAIVLISGLLTRREKDEGYWKKIALNLSTNVFHDVKWLMEVIELSYNDLPHYLRPCFLYFGTFSEDAQITVHKLIQSWICEGFIPYNELKSMDHVATDYLMDLVGRNLVMFAKTSYYLRRPQLVGVHDLLHQFCMVKATEEIHLRRFRGSQTYDYDYPQFATDMPSRLVVDRSNDFMKCEGIHSLRFTYYTCIKLTKLFEDSFEAFKLLTVLDLEKVNVGNSFPYRIVFLICLRYLEISGDFEEIPLDISCLVNLETMIIHSNSIEVCTKLPYTIWDLVNLRHLEVYGWFPDLDEISQLEKLRNCYGFLIYLSRDMPIIANGLSNVIHLKCTIGDLDYDSGDDDENAYDSDDSRFCEPILQSLDRLESLSFKIDTQRAPLRRVIGFPSSLKRLELLLFPFGDPLRSLSTIGELPNLEIFNIYSCFFYTSKWDVKDGEFPKLKVLKIFLMDDIEWNVSANAFPSLQQICLSYCRNLEIPSSFGCLNSLKLLDMHCCCKYSTEGDNRTTEESAMRIKEMQIEEMANFDFKLIISENDERDDYLLSF from the exons ATGGAACTAGGGTATACCGCACCACCAGTAATGGTAGGATATGAGGACGAAGCAGAAACGCTCCTCAACCGACTTGTAGGAGGACCAAAAGAATTAGACGTTGTACCTATAGTCGGAATGCCCGGGTTGGGCAAGACGACTTTAGCTACAAAACTATATTCTCATGAAACTGTAATCCAGCATTACGATGTCCGTTCATGGTGCTGTATTTCACAAATATATGACCGGAAAGAGGCATTATTAGGGTTTTGGAGAGAACTTGGTATGCTGAATACCGCAAAAAAAGAAAATGATCATACTGAATTAGCTGATGATCTACGTAATTTTTTGAAAGGAAAGCGTTATCTCATTGTGGTAGATGATTTGTGGAGTATTGATGCATGGGATGATTTACGAACAATTTTCTCCGATGATAACAAAGGAAGTAGGCTTGTTTTGATTACTAGGCTCGACGAAGTAGCTTCTTATGTCTCAACTAATCCTCACCATCTTCGAAATCTTACAGAAGACGAAAGTTGGGAGCTATTGAAGAAGATTGTATTTGAGGATCAAGAACATTGTCCCGATGAGCTTGAAGAGATAGGAAATGAAATAGCGAGAAGTTGTTCTGGATTACCTCTTGCAATAGTTTTGATATCCGGACTTCTCACAAGGCGAGAAAAGGATGAAGGTTATTGGAAAAAAATCGCTCTTAATTTGAGTACAAACGTTTTTCATGATGTGAAATGGTTAATGGAGGTAATCGAATTGAGTTACAACGATTTGCCTCATTATCTGAGACCATGTTTTTTGTACTTTGGAACATTTTCTGAGGATGCACAAATTACAGTTCataaactgatacaatcatggaTTTGCGAAGGATTTATACCATATAATGAGTTGAAGAGCATGGATCATGTTGCAACTGATTACTTGATGGATCTTGTTGGGAGAAACCTAGTAATGTTTGCAAAAACAAGTTACTACTTGCGTAGACCCCAACTTGTTGGTGTTCATGATCTTTTACATCAATTTTGCATGGTAAAAGCTACAGAAGAAATTCATTTACGACGGTTTCGCGG ATCTCAAACATATGATTATGATTATCCTCAATTTGCAACCGATATGCCTTCTCGACTTGTTGTTGATCGCTCAAATGATTTTATGAAGTGTGAAGGTATTCATTCGTTGCGCTTCACTTACTATACTTGTATAAAACTGACCAAGCTCTTTGAAGACTCCTTCGAAGCTTTCAAATTACTAACTGTATTGGACTTGGAGAAAGTCAATGTTGGCAATTCATTTCCATATAGAATTGTGTTCTTGATTTGTTTAAGGTACCTGGAGATAAGTGGTGATTTTGAGGAAATTCCATTAGATATAAGTTGTCTTGTCAATCTAGAGACAATGATTATCCATTCTAATTCTATAGAGGTCTGCACGAAGTTACCATACACCATATGGGATCTGGTTAACTTGAGACATTTGGAAGTTTACGGATGGTTTCCTGACTTGGATGAAATTTCACAATTAGAAAAGCTGAGAAATTGTTACGGGTTTCTAATTTATCTTTCTCGTGATATGCCTATTATCGCTAATGGACTATCTAATGTTATACATTTGAAATGCACAATTGGTGATTTGGACTATGATTCGGGTGATGATGATGAAAATGCCTATGATTCAGACGATAGTAGGTTTTGCGAACCAATTCTTCAGTCTTTAGATCGATTAGAATCACTTTCCTTCAAGATTGATACACAACGTGCACCTTTGCGACGAGTAATTGGATTTCCATCAAGTCTGAAAAGGTTGGAACTGCTTCTCTTCCCGTTTGGTGATCCTTTGAGAAGTCTTTCAACCATTGGGGAGCTACCCAATCTCGAAATATTTAATATATACAGCTGCTTCTTTTATACGAGCAAGTGGGATGTCAAGGACGGAGAATTTCCTAAGCTTAAAGTCTTGAAAATCTTTCTCATGGATGATATTGAATGGAATGTTTCAGCTAATGCTTTCCCGAGCCTCCAGCAAATATGTTTGAGTTATTGTAGAAATCTAGAGATACCTTCTAGTTTTGGGTGTTTGAATTCACTAAAGTTGCTTGACATGCACTGTTGCTGCAAATATTCTACGGAAGGTGATAATAGAACAACTGAGGAATCTGCTATGAGAATTAAGGAAATGCAAATTGAAGAGATGGcaaattttgatttcaaactcatTATATCAGAAAATGATGAGCGAGATGATTATCTTTTGTCTTTCTGA